Proteins from a genomic interval of Salinivibrio kushneri:
- the cysB gene encoding HTH-type transcriptional regulator CysB, which translates to MKLQQLRYIVEVVNHNLNVSATAESLYTSQPGISKQVRLLEDELGVQIFERSGKHLTQVTPAGEAIVEISQSILSRVESIKAVASEHTHPEMGNLNISTTHTQARYALPDVIQAFTKRYPKVSLHMHQGTPTQISSSVAKGTSDFAIATEAFHLYEDLVMLPCYHWNRSIIVTPDHPLAQKKDNITIEDLAAYSLVTYVFGFTGRSELDEAFHRANLTPKIVFTATDADVIKTYVKLGLGVGVIASMAMDSQADSDLVAIDASHIFGASTTKIGFRKGTFLRSYMYDFIERFAPHLTRNVIDQAVALRSNEEIDAMFKDIPLPIR; encoded by the coding sequence ATGAAACTACAACAGCTTAGATATATCGTTGAGGTCGTCAACCACAACCTAAATGTGTCTGCGACCGCAGAGAGTTTGTATACCTCTCAGCCTGGGATCAGTAAACAAGTTCGATTACTAGAAGACGAACTCGGCGTGCAAATATTTGAGCGCAGTGGCAAACACCTGACCCAAGTTACCCCTGCTGGTGAGGCCATTGTGGAAATCTCTCAAAGCATCTTGTCTCGGGTTGAAAGCATTAAAGCGGTGGCGAGTGAACATACGCACCCAGAAATGGGAAACCTCAATATTTCCACCACCCACACACAAGCCCGTTATGCACTACCGGATGTGATTCAAGCCTTTACCAAGCGGTACCCGAAAGTCTCTTTGCATATGCATCAGGGGACGCCAACGCAGATCTCCAGCTCGGTCGCCAAAGGCACATCAGACTTTGCTATCGCGACCGAAGCTTTCCACCTCTATGAAGACTTGGTCATGCTGCCGTGTTACCACTGGAATCGTTCGATTATTGTCACGCCTGATCACCCGCTGGCACAGAAAAAAGACAATATTACCATCGAGGACTTAGCGGCCTATTCGCTCGTGACGTATGTCTTTGGTTTTACCGGGCGCTCAGAGTTGGATGAGGCGTTCCACCGGGCTAATCTCACCCCCAAGATTGTATTTACCGCTACAGACGCGGACGTGATCAAAACCTATGTGAAGTTGGGGCTAGGGGTGGGGGTTATTGCCAGTATGGCGATGGATAGCCAAGCTGATTCAGATCTCGTCGCCATTGACGCCAGCCATATTTTTGGTGCCAGCACGACCAAAATTGGGTTTCGTAAAGGCACCTTCCTTCGCAGCTATATGTATGACTTTATTGAACGCTTTGCCCCACACCTGACGCGCAATGTGATAGATCAAGCGGTGGCTCTACGTTCAAACGAAGAAATTGATGCCATGTTTAAGGACATTCCGCTGCCAATTCGTTAA
- the yfaE gene encoding class I ribonucleotide reductase maintenance protein YfaE — protein MTRITIEVNGIMVGGNTHQNLLEQLEDAGIQPEYQCRNGMCGACRCKLNQGSVTQGESMAFVMPGEILACQSAPQTDVSIAFDYQPADIKKQVNEA, from the coding sequence ATGACCCGTATCACCATCGAAGTGAACGGCATAATGGTGGGTGGCAACACCCACCAAAACTTGCTGGAGCAGTTAGAAGACGCCGGTATTCAGCCTGAATATCAATGCCGAAATGGCATGTGTGGCGCCTGCCGCTGTAAGCTTAATCAAGGGTCTGTCACGCAGGGAGAAAGTATGGCGTTTGTAATGCCAGGCGAAATCCTCGCTTGTCAAAGTGCGCCGCAGACGGATGTGTCCATCGCGTTCGACTACCAACCCGCTGACATCAAAAAACAAGTGAACGAGGCGTAA
- the tyrP gene encoding tyrosine transporter TyrP, with product MNKVLGSSLIIAGTTIGAGMLALPLASAGIGFGASMALMGAMWALMTYTALLMLEVHQYADADATLHSLAKQFLGDKGKWLASFAMLFLFYSLCAAYIAGGGSQLNEKLAQWSAIELPPAAGAVLFTLVFGLVVTLGTSKVDLINRGLFTVKVLFLILALTLLTPHVSSINLVEMPVEKGLLVAALPVIFTSFGFHGSIPSIVRYVGIDLPSLRKVMIVGSTLPLALYIFWQVASLGTVAQSTLVQNGELSQFVAIIQSVVQQDYIASSISLFADLALATSFLGVSLGLFDFISDSFNRQDSIRGRLQTAAITYLPPLVFALFYPQGFITALGYAAIALVILAVVLPVLMVRKARQTVSTDEHYQVIGGNLGLSLAMVGGISVVVAQFIG from the coding sequence ATGAATAAAGTACTAGGAAGTTCGCTGATTATCGCAGGGACCACGATTGGCGCAGGTATGCTTGCTCTACCGCTTGCCTCTGCCGGTATTGGATTTGGAGCGTCGATGGCATTAATGGGGGCGATGTGGGCGTTGATGACCTATACCGCGCTATTAATGCTAGAAGTCCATCAGTACGCTGACGCGGATGCCACACTACACAGTCTGGCCAAACAGTTTTTAGGGGATAAGGGGAAGTGGCTTGCCTCATTCGCCATGTTGTTCTTGTTCTATTCCCTATGCGCCGCCTACATTGCGGGCGGTGGGAGCCAGCTTAATGAGAAGCTGGCCCAGTGGTCAGCAATCGAGCTACCGCCAGCGGCCGGTGCGGTATTGTTCACCCTCGTGTTTGGCTTAGTGGTGACGCTAGGGACGAGTAAAGTGGATTTAATCAACCGTGGTTTATTTACCGTTAAAGTCTTATTCCTGATTTTAGCGTTAACCTTACTCACTCCACACGTATCCAGTATTAACCTCGTAGAGATGCCAGTCGAAAAAGGGCTCTTGGTCGCTGCATTGCCCGTTATTTTCACCTCTTTTGGCTTCCACGGCAGTATCCCCTCGATTGTGCGTTATGTCGGGATAGATCTCCCTTCCCTACGCAAAGTGATGATCGTCGGCTCCACCTTGCCACTTGCCCTCTATATTTTCTGGCAAGTCGCGAGCTTAGGCACCGTTGCACAATCTACCTTGGTTCAAAACGGCGAGCTGTCTCAGTTTGTTGCCATCATCCAATCGGTGGTGCAGCAAGATTATATCGCCTCCAGCATTTCGCTATTTGCTGATTTAGCCTTAGCGACGTCATTTCTTGGTGTCAGTTTAGGCTTGTTTGACTTTATCTCGGACAGTTTTAACCGCCAAGATAGCATACGTGGCCGCTTGCAAACCGCCGCTATTACCTACTTACCGCCTTTGGTATTCGCACTTTTCTACCCTCAAGGATTTATCACAGCGTTAGGTTACGCGGCGATCGCTCTGGTGATTCTTGCGGTGGTGTTACCTGTGCTGATGGTGCGTAAAGCACGTCAAACCGTCTCAACGGATGAGCATTATCAGGTGATTGGTGGGAACCTTGGCCTTAGCTTGGCAATGGTGGGAGGCATAAGCGTTGTAGTGGCACAGTTTATTGGCTGA
- a CDS encoding metal-dependent hydrolase, with protein MDSVTQAALGATVAGLVAGKRCSPKVLLAGAALGTLPDLDVLIDYGDPVANTVNHRGFSHSLFVLPWVGALIAWCWWRWQRQWPLWQLMVLVIAVLVTHPLLDAMTVYGTKLFWPLDVPSVAVASLFIIDPLYTLPLLVALISALVWRHLGARMCGVGLMVSSLYLASSVYQLHQIENRVAEQTQGTLLEGQPLIIMPTPFNTLLWRVVVSGEDQYWEGLASRLDANPSIDWVTQPLGEWPLANSDTLSALRTFSRNFIRFENRNGQQVVTDLRFGVAAYQPFQFLLAEQKMNGEWAPVAPQQLEPDPLPETALPALWQRLLGDQSIDAKLCRQSCQANDTSVDTLSSTALPTSGTSKQ; from the coding sequence ATGGATTCTGTCACGCAAGCCGCGTTAGGCGCGACGGTCGCGGGCTTGGTTGCGGGTAAACGCTGCTCACCGAAAGTGCTGCTGGCGGGCGCGGCCTTGGGGACCTTACCGGATCTGGATGTATTGATTGATTATGGCGATCCGGTGGCGAACACTGTGAATCACCGAGGTTTCAGCCACTCGCTGTTCGTACTGCCTTGGGTTGGCGCGCTCATTGCTTGGTGCTGGTGGCGCTGGCAGCGTCAGTGGCCACTGTGGCAATTGATGGTGCTGGTCATCGCGGTGCTTGTCACCCATCCATTGCTTGATGCCATGACGGTATATGGCACCAAGCTATTCTGGCCGCTTGATGTGCCATCAGTAGCGGTAGCGAGTTTATTTATTATCGATCCCCTGTATACGTTGCCCCTACTGGTTGCGCTCATCAGCGCGCTGGTATGGCGCCATCTTGGGGCCAGGATGTGTGGTGTTGGGTTGATGGTCTCGAGTCTTTATTTGGCCAGTTCTGTGTATCAGCTCCATCAAATAGAAAACCGGGTTGCCGAGCAAACACAAGGAACCTTGCTGGAAGGCCAGCCGTTGATCATTATGCCAACGCCGTTTAACACTTTACTGTGGCGTGTGGTCGTCAGTGGCGAAGATCAATACTGGGAGGGGCTGGCCTCACGACTTGATGCCAACCCGTCAATTGATTGGGTCACGCAGCCTCTGGGAGAGTGGCCGCTGGCAAACTCTGATACCCTCAGTGCTCTGCGGACGTTTTCGCGTAATTTCATTCGCTTTGAAAACCGAAACGGGCAGCAGGTCGTCACCGACTTACGCTTCGGGGTGGCCGCCTATCAGCCGTTTCAGTTTTTACTGGCAGAGCAAAAGATGAATGGGGAGTGGGCGCCGGTCGCGCCTCAACAACTCGAGCCTGACCCTTTGCCTGAGACCGCGCTCCCCGCGTTGTGGCAACGCTTGTTGGGCGATCAGTCCATCGATGCCAAACTCTGTCGGCAATCGTGTCAAGCGAATGATACGTCTGTTGATACGCTATCCTCTACAGCGTTACCGACCAGCGGCACCTCAAAGCAATGA
- a CDS encoding Dabb family protein: protein MIRHVLLVRFTANARDDQIQALKDKFESMPSVIDGVGSVEWGENNSPEDKDQGYTHVIVMTFRDGAARERYLPHPEHEALKAIFRPILEDIIVVDYSVPA from the coding sequence ATGATTCGTCATGTATTGCTTGTTCGTTTTACCGCTAACGCGCGCGATGATCAGATCCAAGCATTGAAAGATAAATTTGAATCAATGCCTAGTGTCATTGATGGCGTTGGGTCGGTCGAATGGGGAGAAAACAACAGCCCAGAAGATAAAGACCAAGGTTACACGCATGTGATTGTGATGACGTTTCGTGATGGTGCTGCGCGGGAGCGCTATTTACCGCATCCTGAGCATGAAGCTCTAAAAGCGATATTTCGTCCTATCCTGGAAGACATTATCGTTGTGGATTATTCCGTGCCTGCATAG
- a CDS encoding sulfite exporter TauE/SafE family protein: protein MPDIGVSMAVAMILGLGCFVQSLVGFGMAIVAAPLLLMIDPKLVPTTISMVGLTLASINAWQYRHQLSFRDLSWAYLGRVPGTAVAGGVMLVVTTQMLEIIIGAAVLIAVLASVMRFDIAPNRRNFFVAGFTSGVMGTTTSIGGPPMALVLQHADVNKMRACLAGYFAISCILSLIALSATDFLTWWHLKQAAFAVPAVLVATWLAYRVAPKVKPQLVRRAMLLLCTLAGVSTLVRGLMGG from the coding sequence ATGCCTGATATCGGCGTCTCCATGGCGGTGGCCATGATCTTGGGGCTTGGCTGTTTTGTGCAAAGCTTGGTTGGGTTTGGCATGGCGATTGTGGCCGCGCCACTGTTGCTGATGATTGATCCCAAACTGGTCCCGACCACCATTTCTATGGTAGGGCTGACATTAGCGAGTATTAATGCTTGGCAATATCGGCATCAACTCTCATTTCGTGATCTTAGTTGGGCTTACTTAGGCCGTGTGCCGGGGACTGCTGTCGCTGGGGGCGTGATGTTAGTCGTCACAACACAAATGCTGGAAATTATCATCGGGGCAGCCGTCTTAATCGCAGTATTGGCGAGTGTGATGCGCTTTGACATTGCCCCTAATCGACGAAACTTTTTTGTCGCCGGTTTTACCTCTGGAGTGATGGGCACCACCACCAGTATTGGTGGCCCGCCAATGGCTCTTGTATTGCAACATGCGGATGTCAATAAGATGCGCGCATGCTTGGCGGGGTACTTTGCGATTAGCTGCATCTTGTCTTTGATCGCCTTAAGCGCCACGGACTTTCTGACATGGTGGCACTTAAAGCAAGCGGCATTTGCGGTGCCTGCCGTACTGGTGGCGACATGGCTTGCTTATCGCGTCGCACCAAAGGTGAAACCGCAGCTCGTCCGTCGGGCAATGTTGCTACTCTGTACCTTAGCTGGAGTCAGTACGCTGGTACGCGGCTTGATGGGTGGCTAG
- a CDS encoding dienelactone hydrolase family protein, translating into MMIKGTHALIALLALCSLPAVAGKQIDYQLDGEAFSGYLAIPASFEKGSVVIIHDWDGLTDYERQRADMLANLGYRTFALDMFGAGNRPTSLEAKKAATGSLYEDRVRMRELIEAGMSAAQSQGVTQPVVAGYCFGGTVTLELARNPGNMPVSGYASFHGGLGTPDGQGYSEDIAPLFIAHGGADKAVPMADFATFIQTLEQAGVDYWSQVYGGAPHAFTVFGSERYREKADKKSWQAFKTFLTDRME; encoded by the coding sequence ATGATGATAAAAGGAACGCACGCTCTTATTGCTTTGTTGGCTCTATGTTCGCTGCCTGCTGTGGCGGGTAAACAGATAGATTATCAGTTAGACGGGGAGGCATTTTCCGGCTACCTAGCTATCCCTGCCTCTTTTGAGAAAGGCAGTGTGGTGATTATTCATGACTGGGATGGGCTAACGGACTACGAACGTCAACGCGCGGATATGCTGGCAAACTTGGGCTATCGTACGTTTGCATTAGACATGTTTGGCGCCGGGAATCGACCGACCAGCCTAGAGGCGAAGAAAGCGGCGACTGGTTCACTGTATGAAGACAGAGTGCGGATGCGCGAACTGATTGAAGCAGGGATGAGTGCCGCGCAATCGCAAGGTGTGACGCAGCCAGTAGTGGCTGGCTATTGTTTCGGTGGTACGGTGACATTAGAGCTTGCACGCAATCCAGGCAATATGCCTGTCAGTGGCTACGCGAGTTTTCATGGCGGTTTGGGCACGCCAGATGGCCAAGGCTATTCAGAGGACATTGCGCCACTGTTTATTGCTCATGGTGGGGCGGATAAAGCGGTGCCCATGGCAGATTTTGCGACCTTTATACAAACGCTAGAGCAGGCGGGTGTCGATTACTGGTCGCAAGTGTACGGTGGGGCGCCGCATGCGTTTACCGTATTTGGCTCGGAGAGGTACCGTGAAAAAGCTGATAAAAAGTCCTGGCAGGCGTTTAAAACGTTTTTGACGGATCGGATGGAATAG
- a CDS encoding CinA family nicotinamide mononucleotide deamidase-related protein, with amino-acid sequence MENQQHQAPMPQIAMLSTGEEVLLGDITDTNAAWLSRTLFENGLTMSRRVTIGDDLDDMAIELVRLSQTEQVVIVNGGLGPTTDDLTTAAMASAMGVELTLNEAWLDELKQRFERHGRPMAQSNLKQAMLPDGARLIENPKGTACGFHCELNGCHFYFTPGVPSEFFDMVERQILPELLHVYAAKARSCYRLFTFGLSESGISDVMASLVLPDDVSLGYRSSLPFIEVKLFIDADHDEKDPLLEALQQRLADYVVSYNEPMASALAFDVKRHGMALKVAEQFTGGWLSSLLNGQAAHLVEQGWVMSNAHVPEQAVANPLAASLAMASATISPDQKQIGLACGPELHGQICVAISTPEGEWGQRLSFKRQLSHDDARCYISTVLLDMLRRYLSGYTVIADYASLTRHDDIYIDADSIE; translated from the coding sequence GTGGAAAACCAACAACATCAAGCACCAATGCCACAAATCGCGATGCTTTCTACCGGAGAGGAAGTGTTGCTGGGAGATATCACGGATACCAATGCAGCATGGCTATCAAGGACGTTATTTGAGAACGGGCTAACAATGTCTCGTCGCGTGACCATTGGAGATGACCTTGATGATATGGCGATCGAGCTGGTTCGATTATCACAGACAGAGCAAGTGGTCATTGTGAACGGAGGACTGGGACCGACCACAGACGATCTCACCACGGCGGCGATGGCATCGGCGATGGGGGTGGAGCTGACACTGAACGAAGCGTGGCTCGATGAGCTGAAACAGCGGTTTGAGCGACACGGCCGGCCGATGGCACAAAGCAACCTTAAGCAAGCGATGTTACCTGACGGCGCGCGCTTAATTGAGAACCCGAAAGGAACAGCGTGTGGTTTTCACTGTGAACTCAATGGGTGTCATTTTTATTTTACGCCTGGAGTGCCCTCTGAGTTTTTCGACATGGTTGAGCGCCAAATCCTTCCTGAGTTGTTACATGTTTACGCAGCAAAAGCGCGATCTTGTTACCGTTTGTTTACATTTGGCTTGTCAGAGTCCGGGATCAGTGACGTGATGGCATCATTAGTGCTTCCTGACGATGTGTCATTGGGCTATCGCTCGAGTTTGCCTTTTATTGAGGTGAAACTGTTTATTGATGCAGACCATGATGAAAAAGACCCCCTCCTTGAGGCATTGCAACAGCGGCTTGCTGATTACGTGGTGTCATACAATGAGCCGATGGCTTCAGCATTAGCGTTTGACGTTAAACGTCACGGTATGGCGTTGAAAGTCGCCGAGCAATTCACCGGTGGCTGGCTATCAAGCTTACTCAATGGCCAAGCGGCTCACTTGGTTGAACAAGGCTGGGTAATGTCGAACGCGCATGTGCCGGAGCAAGCGGTGGCTAATCCTTTGGCGGCATCACTGGCGATGGCCAGTGCGACGATCAGCCCCGACCAAAAGCAAATTGGCCTTGCCTGTGGCCCGGAACTGCACGGACAAATTTGTGTGGCTATCTCCACACCAGAGGGCGAGTGGGGGCAGCGATTAAGCTTTAAACGGCAACTGTCTCACGACGATGCGCGCTGTTACATCTCTACGGTGTTATTAGATATGTTAAGGCGCTACTTAAGTGGGTATACGGTGATTGCCGATTATGCTTCACTGACACGACATGACGATATTTACATTGATGCAGACAGCATAGAATAG
- a CDS encoding DNA repair protein, translating to MNIALIAGLCVILLGLIVGYNILAQQRKQIESHKRQEMAKHIAVIDATEELIGNAHNLPYSGTLLVCLNKKILDSLKAMYEIDDSDKSIKQRISATQAQIDQIKQSYSNRESTSFKVPDNDRQAISMLKLVKRLRSVVKAEHSKGRLATQAFVAENARLEQMQLKINIENVIKRANDAKQKGQMGTAQQLLKKAIDVVSPKTDDYSQEMKKHLEQMHSDITQTLNTGHEKLQSEQEEERSDLDELFAPKKKW from the coding sequence ATGAATATTGCCTTGATAGCTGGCCTTTGTGTCATATTGCTCGGCCTGATTGTCGGCTACAACATATTGGCTCAACAACGTAAGCAAATTGAATCTCACAAGCGCCAAGAGATGGCAAAGCACATTGCAGTGATTGACGCCACCGAAGAGCTTATTGGTAATGCACATAACCTGCCTTATAGCGGGACCTTGTTGGTTTGCTTGAATAAGAAGATCCTAGATTCCTTGAAAGCCATGTACGAGATTGATGATTCCGATAAATCCATCAAGCAACGTATTAGTGCCACTCAAGCGCAAATCGATCAAATCAAACAAAGCTATTCAAACCGCGAGTCCACCTCTTTTAAAGTGCCAGATAACGATCGACAAGCGATTTCGATGCTCAAGTTAGTAAAACGTCTGCGCTCGGTGGTGAAAGCGGAGCATTCAAAGGGACGACTGGCAACACAGGCGTTTGTGGCTGAGAACGCGCGCTTGGAGCAGATGCAGCTTAAAATCAATATTGAGAACGTAATTAAGCGTGCCAATGACGCCAAGCAAAAAGGGCAAATGGGCACCGCTCAGCAGTTATTGAAAAAAGCGATTGATGTGGTCTCGCCCAAAACCGATGATTACTCGCAAGAGATGAAAAAGCATTTAGAGCAAATGCATAGTGATATCACCCAAACACTGAATACGGGCCATGAGAAACTTCAGTCGGAACAAGAAGAAGAAAGAAGTGATCTGGACGAGTTGTTTGCGCCGAAAAAGAAATGGTAA
- a CDS encoding methyltransferase, producing the protein MSSVSFQQQFKQLTQLLTQFQWLWQPMPMAHRRLPWQEEDALCAWLASLDYSQVTALKAAPDAVITQLSSWWPALASLTELTAVPKASTTKLGVDPRLAVGVPGRKWAQIEAYIGAVPTHGETVRYLEWCAGKGYLGRAMSSVTAKPVESIEWQKALCDQGQAFALRNALAMRFYPLDAMGAEAAAVMAGCDHGLALHACGDLHVQLLQKAVTCGMSRLSVSPCCYHLIREETYQPLSDVAQGTGIRLKKADLKLAVQESVTGGQRVRRQREQEVIYRLGFDEWQRDWQNQDQYLPLPALKKSQLHQGFAAFCRWGAAQKGLTFPANFDADGYLRRGEARFAILEQINVVKSAFRRAMEIWLVLDRVLYLEQHGYSVSLIQFCERELTPRNLLIHAEKNNVPSRPAHL; encoded by the coding sequence ATGTCTTCCGTCTCTTTTCAGCAACAGTTCAAGCAATTAACCCAACTTCTTACCCAGTTCCAATGGTTATGGCAACCAATGCCAATGGCACATAGACGTTTACCATGGCAGGAAGAAGACGCATTATGCGCTTGGCTGGCAAGCTTGGACTATTCCCAGGTTACAGCGCTAAAGGCCGCACCTGACGCCGTGATTACCCAGCTGTCGAGTTGGTGGCCTGCGTTGGCGTCATTGACCGAACTCACCGCTGTGCCTAAGGCGAGTACGACCAAGCTGGGGGTGGATCCGCGGTTGGCGGTAGGGGTCCCGGGAAGAAAGTGGGCGCAAATCGAGGCATACATCGGTGCAGTTCCCACTCACGGGGAGACGGTACGTTACCTTGAGTGGTGTGCCGGAAAAGGGTATCTCGGGCGTGCCATGTCATCGGTGACCGCTAAGCCGGTTGAGAGTATTGAATGGCAAAAGGCGCTTTGCGATCAAGGACAAGCGTTTGCGCTGCGCAACGCCCTCGCGATGCGATTTTATCCCTTAGATGCCATGGGCGCGGAGGCTGCCGCTGTGATGGCCGGTTGTGACCACGGGTTAGCGTTACATGCCTGCGGCGACTTGCATGTACAACTCCTGCAAAAAGCGGTGACGTGTGGCATGTCGCGCCTATCCGTCTCGCCGTGTTGCTATCACCTTATTCGTGAGGAAACTTATCAGCCGCTCTCGGATGTCGCGCAGGGAACGGGAATACGGTTGAAAAAAGCCGACCTTAAACTTGCCGTCCAAGAATCGGTGACCGGCGGACAGCGCGTCCGTCGCCAACGGGAACAGGAAGTTATTTATCGCTTAGGTTTTGATGAATGGCAGCGGGACTGGCAAAACCAAGATCAATACTTGCCATTACCGGCACTGAAAAAATCACAACTTCACCAAGGGTTTGCTGCATTTTGTCGCTGGGGGGCGGCACAAAAAGGGCTTACGTTCCCCGCGAACTTCGATGCGGATGGCTATTTGCGCCGTGGAGAAGCCCGTTTTGCCATCCTCGAACAAATCAACGTCGTTAAGAGTGCTTTTCGCCGAGCAATGGAAATATGGCTGGTGTTGGATAGGGTGTTATACCTTGAGCAACATGGGTACTCGGTGAGTCTGATACAGTTTTGTGAGCGTGAATTGACGCCACGCAACCTGTTGATTCATGCCGAAAAGAACAACGTGCCCAGCAGGCCAGCACACCTTTGA
- a CDS encoding low molecular weight protein-tyrosine-phosphatase has protein sequence MTTDNQRPSVLVVCLGNICRSPTAEAVLRARAQARGLAVDIDSAGTAGYHQGNPPDTRSQAAGQARGYSFEGIRARQVGPADFGCHDMILAADESNLADLQAQCPPEHQGKLTLFLHWGEHTDGPIPDPYYGGPDGFERVLDLLEQAADGVLDHIEAHLLPRSLRESASRG, from the coding sequence ATGACAACGGATAATCAAAGGCCCAGTGTTTTGGTGGTGTGCTTGGGCAACATCTGTCGTTCGCCCACCGCTGAAGCCGTATTACGTGCTCGCGCACAGGCGCGAGGCTTGGCAGTCGATATTGATTCAGCGGGCACGGCAGGTTATCACCAGGGTAATCCGCCTGATACACGTAGCCAAGCGGCGGGGCAGGCGAGAGGCTACTCGTTTGAAGGTATTCGCGCGCGCCAGGTTGGCCCAGCTGACTTTGGCTGTCATGACATGATTCTGGCAGCCGATGAGAGCAACCTGGCTGACTTGCAAGCGCAATGCCCACCCGAGCACCAAGGCAAACTGACTTTATTTCTCCACTGGGGGGAGCATACCGATGGGCCGATCCCCGACCCTTATTATGGTGGCCCGGACGGCTTTGAGCGGGTGTTAGACTTGCTTGAACAAGCGGCAGATGGGGTGCTGGATCATATTGAAGCGCATCTTTTGCCACGCTCGTTGAGAGAGTCCGCGTCTAGGGGATGA
- the cobO gene encoding cob(I)yrinic acid a,c-diamide adenosyltransferase: MSEHSHQQRQQKLKEKVDARIDAAQQEKGLFLIITGNGKGKSTSAFGTVARAAGHGFKCGVAQYIKGTWACGERDLLSQHGVDFHVMSTGFTWDTQDKTADTQAAQKIWSACKTMLSDPGYDLVVLDEITYMITYGYIDLDDVIATISQRPSEQSVLITGRGAHRRLVEMADTVSEVRNVKHAFDAGVKARQGIDW; this comes from the coding sequence ATGTCAGAACACAGTCATCAACAGCGCCAGCAAAAACTGAAAGAAAAAGTCGATGCTCGGATTGACGCCGCACAACAAGAAAAAGGGCTATTTCTTATTATTACTGGCAACGGCAAAGGCAAATCCACCTCCGCGTTTGGCACCGTCGCACGCGCCGCAGGCCATGGCTTCAAATGCGGGGTGGCGCAGTATATCAAGGGAACCTGGGCATGCGGTGAGCGAGACTTACTCAGTCAGCATGGCGTGGACTTTCATGTGATGAGTACAGGGTTTACCTGGGATACCCAAGATAAAACGGCCGACACCCAAGCCGCACAAAAAATCTGGTCAGCATGCAAAACCATGCTCAGCGATCCTGGTTACGATTTGGTCGTCCTGGACGAAATCACCTATATGATCACCTATGGCTATATTGACCTGGACGATGTCATCGCTACGATTAGCCAACGCCCCAGTGAGCAATCGGTGTTAATCACGGGTCGCGGTGCGCATCGTCGTCTCGTTGAAATGGCGGATACCGTGTCTGAGGTTCGTAATGTTAAACACGCCTTTGATGCGGGTGTTAAAGCTCGCCAGGGTATTGACTGGTAG